CTTTATTACTTTAATAATAATATGAAAAAAAATGACCAAAAACCTGTTAAACTTAAAACACTACAAAGTTATCTCTATAAATTAGAAAAAATATTAGGTGTCACAATTAATTATCACAAACATTTAGGTGTTAACATGGGTACTGAAGTTCATTACAAACTTAAATATCCTAAAAAAGAATGTCACCTTATAATCAATAAACACTTTAGAGATAAAAAAGAAGAAAGACATAAAAAACGTGTTAATGCTTATTTTAAAAAGACTTGCACTAAAAATAGCAGTGTAGAAAAATGGGAGTGTATTAATAATACTTATAATAATAAAGAAGAAGATAAAAACAACATAAAATCTATAGAAAAATTACAAGTAGAAAAGTACGCTAAGAAATGCAATTTTAAATCAAATGCTTTCCTCTCTATTTTGAATTTAGAAGCGAACAAGGATTTTAAAATTCAATTATTGAAAGCTATTAAAATAGCTGAAAATGTTGGGTATAAAAGAATAAATGATATTAAACTAAATAACAGTAAACTTGAGAGTAAACAAAAAGAATTAAATAAGATACTAGATGAGATAAAAGCCACTTTAGAGAATGAAGGGTATGACACCAAACAATTAGAAACACAAATACAAAACGTATATGAACAATATAAAAATAAACCACACTTTATCATAGAAAAAGGTAAATACAATGATTTAAAGAAGATAATAGGAAAACTTAAAAAAACAGTTGAATTTGCTAATAAGAACGCAAAAGAAAATGAAGACGACATTAGAAATAACGTATTTAGCATACTTCTTGAACAATTAAGACACAAAGTAGACGTATCGATTTTAGTACCAATATTAAAGAATTATTTAAGCAAACAGAACAAATTAGAATATAGCAAGATATTTAGTAACCATTACTATCATGAGCTTTTAGAGTTAATGGAAGATAATAAAGATAATTTACAATTAGGGGAATCTAAAAAAATTACTAGTTAAGGATTAGTTATGGAGAGTGTATTAGAACGCCTTAAAGAGAAAAAGTTAGAAATTAAGGATGAAGTCAAAAATAGAGGTCTTTTCACAAGAATAGAGAAAATTAATAACAAAACAATATATCATTCAAAGATGATGAATGATATATATGTATTTGGAGTCAATAAGAACCAAAAACATAAATTTTTTATTGCATTTAGAGGGTTATTTAATAGGGAACGAATCAATGAGTTTAATTTATTTTCTATAAAAGGAGATGATAAATTTTTAGGTATTTATTATGGATACAGAAAACCAGTACAAAACATCATAACAAGATATGAAGAGAATGGTGTCATGAAGTCATATACTTTTTCAAAAGTTTATTACATAGAATTTAGATTTAAAAAAGGAAGTGTCTTTTGTTATATTAAGGGAATATCTCGTTTAATTAGGAAAGAAAAATCAGAAACACAGTATAGTCAATTCTTACTTGGATTAATAGTCAATTTAGAAAGACAAGTATATGAATTTTATGGTAAAAAATTACCAGAAGGAGGTTTTATAACCAAATGGATAAAAAAAAACCTAAAATAATTACTATTACAAACATTAAAGGAGGTGTTGGAAAAAGTACGAGCTCAATCATACTTGCAACATTATTGGCTCAAAAATATAAAGTACTGCTAATTGATATGGATACGCAAGCATCAGTTACTAGTTATTATTTTAATGCAATAATAGATCAAAATATATCCATTCCCAATATTAATATACACGAAGTTTTAATAGAAAAAATTGATATTAATAATTCAATAGTTAAT
This region of Borrelia puertoricensis genomic DNA includes:
- a CDS encoding plasmid maintenance protein produces the protein MKGTKKPTNKHQHKLIVLVSTLNYMNLNLNQYTQSNILYYFNNNMKKNDQKPVKLKTLQSYLYKLEKILGVTINYHKHLGVNMGTEVHYKLKYPKKECHLIINKHFRDKKEERHKKRVNAYFKKTCTKNSSVEKWECINNTYNNKEEDKNNIKSIEKLQVEKYAKKCNFKSNAFLSILNLEANKDFKIQLLKAIKIAENVGYKRINDIKLNNSKLESKQKELNKILDEIKATLENEGYDTKQLETQIQNVYEQYKNKPHFIIEKGKYNDLKKIIGKLKKTVEFANKNAKENEDDIRNNVFSILLEQLRHKVDVSILVPILKNYLSKQNKLEYSKIFSNHYYHELLELMEDNKDNLQLGESKKITS
- a CDS encoding DUF226 domain-containing protein, with translation MESVLERLKEKKLEIKDEVKNRGLFTRIEKINNKTIYHSKMMNDIYVFGVNKNQKHKFFIAFRGLFNRERINEFNLFSIKGDDKFLGIYYGYRKPVQNIITRYEENGVMKSYTFSKVYYIEFRFKKGSVFCYIKGISRLIRKEKSETQYSQFLLGLIVNLERQVYEFYGKKLPEGGFITKWIKKNLK